A section of the Candidatus Nomurabacteria bacterium genome encodes:
- the pseB gene encoding UDP-N-acetylglucosamine 4,6-dehydratase (inverting) produces MSTQQLNGKTVLITGGTGSFGRNFSEYILANSKLKKLIIFSRDELKQSEMAAEMKDERLRFFIGCVRDLSRLRRAFTGVDIVVHAAALKQVPALEYNPFEAVKTNILGSQNVIEAAIDQGVKKVLLVSTDKAAMPVNLYGSTKLCAEKLFIAGNSYSANGDTRFSAVRYGNIVGSRGSIVEKLVLEKGAHTVHITHENMTRFWMDLEQAFQIVLAAIDAMEGGEIFIPKAPAMKLTDVFNLLAPGAKRNIVGVRPGEKMHEVLLTKEEARHAVELKEHFVVLPENVSSLRQKKGLQKFLKQGKPLATDFHFSSNEGARQMSSKALLQMVSRLEKTIRDK; encoded by the coding sequence ATGAGTACCCAACAACTTAACGGTAAAACCGTCCTCATTACCGGAGGGACTGGTTCTTTTGGCAGGAATTTTTCTGAATATATTCTTGCGAATTCGAAGCTAAAGAAGCTTATTATTTTCTCTCGTGATGAGTTGAAACAATCAGAAATGGCCGCAGAAATGAAGGATGAACGTTTGCGGTTTTTTATTGGTTGTGTCCGTGATCTATCTAGGCTTAGACGTGCTTTCACGGGGGTTGATATTGTTGTGCATGCGGCTGCCTTGAAACAGGTGCCAGCACTTGAGTACAACCCCTTTGAGGCGGTGAAGACCAATATTCTCGGCAGTCAAAATGTAATTGAGGCGGCGATTGATCAGGGTGTAAAGAAAGTTCTTTTGGTTTCGACCGACAAAGCAGCAATGCCAGTTAATCTCTATGGTTCCACGAAGTTGTGCGCGGAGAAGCTTTTTATTGCTGGTAACTCCTACAGTGCTAATGGAGATACACGTTTCAGTGCTGTTCGTTACGGAAATATTGTTGGTAGCCGGGGAAGTATCGTTGAAAAATTAGTTCTAGAGAAGGGGGCTCATACCGTTCATATTACTCACGAGAACATGACTCGTTTCTGGATGGATTTAGAACAGGCATTCCAGATTGTCCTAGCTGCGATTGATGCGATGGAAGGAGGAGAGATTTTTATACCTAAGGCTCCAGCAATGAAGTTAACTGATGTTTTTAATCTCCTGGCGCCTGGTGCTAAGCGTAACATTGTTGGCGTTCGGCCGGGAGAGAAAATGCACGAAGTTTTATTGACGAAGGAGGAAGCGCGTCACGCGGTTGAACTCAAAGAACATTTTGTTGTCTTGCCCGAAAATGTCAGTTCGTTGAGACAGAAGAAAGGACTTCAGAAATTTTTGAAACAAGGTAAGCCGCTAGCGACAGACTTTCACTTTTCAAGCAATGAGGGTGCTAGGCAGATGTCTTCAAAAGCGCTTCTCCAAATGGTGTCTCGTCTAGAAAAAACGATAAGAGACAAATGA
- a CDS encoding CDP-glycerol glycerophosphotransferase family protein — protein sequence MSIFSKEIFVVSELRHIDEACLQSGRGKTILCFDYLVEQELIKKNVPHLSATDFADREGGEEEWWKLSHQIAGDWYRLPTMKFFEYQSIRIAEAPEPLMQAYLARIFYYVRLYSVLKKDRPDSQLIIPVPTVSVSSSPDCLAAFHPWAIIDAARMVGLSVTTTDNRTKIRSYVFPKTTWKIFILWLFNVFIGFAPPRRFKVYSSEYWAHLSSVVPYLDDAELILFESKEFYRIPWKKILKHRIRVRYSDGIVSRSDENRIRKIAEKFESGWKDAKKDIAHYLSGICENLEWDPILEACEHIITYAPRVVADIDSLRSIMLEEKPDIVLQMASVGGPQHYFFLMACVARQLGITSVELQHATATIDPRSVFSRLETDYLLTYGPDINLWHERLGHAHNRLVAVGSPRFDKYINERAQGLERGKKLFRQLGLDVRRPVLFVAVPFSDNFASAVDSYQLASFFKSVREIQDRISGLQIIFKCRARRDVAVTQKYLYELFRGDWVVSASEDIFALLSASDAVVCNNSTVIYQAVLTRRPLVLYPWKFFDSYHAHVYAPLIPIFYNPEEAVLAVSRIFTDKAYRDDLLLRQEQFLGGYSFDGKSSQRVAKTVKLLAKR from the coding sequence ATGTCAATTTTTTCTAAAGAAATATTTGTTGTCTCGGAATTAAGACATATTGACGAAGCTTGTTTGCAATCTGGACGAGGAAAGACAATCCTCTGTTTTGACTATTTAGTTGAACAGGAACTGATAAAAAAGAATGTCCCACATCTTTCGGCGACAGATTTCGCAGACCGAGAAGGAGGCGAGGAAGAGTGGTGGAAACTTTCTCACCAGATTGCGGGTGACTGGTATCGTTTACCGACCATGAAGTTTTTCGAGTACCAGAGTATCCGAATTGCCGAAGCGCCAGAACCACTAATGCAGGCCTATCTGGCAAGGATATTTTATTATGTAAGATTATATTCTGTTCTTAAAAAAGATCGTCCAGATTCTCAATTGATTATTCCTGTCCCCACCGTCAGTGTATCATCATCACCAGACTGTTTGGCGGCGTTTCACCCGTGGGCAATTATAGACGCAGCACGGATGGTGGGTTTGTCGGTTACAACAACAGATAATCGCACAAAAATTCGGTCATATGTATTTCCTAAAACCACGTGGAAGATTTTTATTCTGTGGCTATTCAATGTTTTTATTGGTTTCGCGCCCCCGCGACGTTTTAAGGTTTATTCCAGTGAATATTGGGCACACCTGTCCTCGGTTGTACCTTATTTAGACGACGCGGAACTTATACTTTTCGAGAGCAAGGAATTTTATAGGATACCATGGAAAAAAATTCTGAAACATCGTATTCGCGTTCGATATTCGGATGGGATAGTTAGTCGGTCGGACGAAAACAGAATTAGGAAAATCGCAGAGAAATTTGAAAGTGGTTGGAAGGATGCAAAAAAAGATATCGCACACTATCTTTCTGGTATATGTGAGAATTTAGAATGGGACCCAATACTCGAGGCCTGCGAACATATTATAACGTATGCGCCACGGGTTGTTGCCGATATAGACTCTCTGCGTAGCATTATGCTAGAAGAGAAACCAGACATCGTGCTTCAAATGGCATCGGTCGGTGGACCACAGCACTATTTCTTCCTCATGGCCTGTGTTGCGCGACAACTTGGAATAACCTCTGTTGAATTGCAACATGCGACGGCGACCATTGACCCCCGTTCCGTATTTAGCCGTCTTGAGACGGACTATTTGTTGACTTATGGCCCCGATATTAATTTGTGGCATGAACGCTTGGGACACGCCCATAATCGACTCGTTGCTGTTGGTTCACCGCGTTTTGATAAATATATTAATGAGCGTGCCCAAGGTCTTGAAAGGGGGAAAAAATTATTTAGGCAACTCGGTCTTGATGTTCGTAGGCCAGTTCTCTTCGTGGCTGTTCCTTTTTCTGACAACTTTGCGTCGGCGGTTGACTCCTATCAGCTTGCCAGCTTTTTTAAGTCGGTCCGTGAAATACAGGACAGAATAAGCGGTCTGCAGATAATTTTTAAATGTCGTGCTCGTAGAGATGTTGCTGTTACCCAGAAATATCTATACGAATTGTTTCGAGGCGATTGGGTCGTATCTGCTAGCGAAGATATCTTTGCGCTTCTATCTGCGAGCGACGCGGTTGTTTGTAATAACTCAACGGTGATCTATCAGGCCGTCTTAACGAGAAGGCCGCTCGTTCTCTATCCTTGGAAATTTTTTGATTCATATCATGCACATGTCTACGCACCGTTAATCCCTATTTTTTATAACCCAGAAGAGGCTGTCCTTGCGGTCTCGCGTATTTTCACAGACAAGGCATATCGTGACGATCTTCTGTTGCGTCAGGAACAGTTTCTCGGGGGGTATTCTTTTGACGGAAAGTCTTCTCAGCGAGTAGCGAAAACTGTTAAGTTGCTTGCGAAAAGATAG
- a CDS encoding aminotransferase class III-fold pyridoxal phosphate-dependent enzyme, with translation MKRDFRKGGGQKLWRKAKGLIPGGNQLLSKRSEMFLPEQWPSYYSKAKGIEVWDLDGNRFVDMSIMGVGACLLGYGDPDVDRAVKRAVETGVASTLNAPEEVELAELLCKIHPWADMVRYARSGGEAMAIAIRIARASTGRDVIAFCGYHGWSDWYLSANLSDDDKLDGHLLPGLEPKGVPRGLKGTLFPFHYNSIEELEKIVAEQGRRLAAIVMEPMKGEEPKNHFLHQVRDLADKVGAVLIFDEITIGFKMTYGGAHLLCGVNPDIAVFAKAISNGYAMAAIIGNKKVMQATQTTFISSTNWTERIGPVAALATLKKMKKLNVSRRLKEVGERVLEIWINAATRHNLAIATGGLPPLRSFSFKYGEDSQALKTLFVQEMLQRGFLATNMLFASYAHTDIFLDKYEKAIDRVFAYIKDTLDTGTLKKRLRSPVAHTGFSRLN, from the coding sequence ATGAAGAGAGATTTCAGAAAAGGCGGGGGACAAAAGCTTTGGCGGAAAGCGAAAGGTCTTATACCTGGTGGAAATCAACTTTTATCAAAAAGAAGTGAAATGTTTTTACCTGAACAATGGCCTTCCTATTACTCAAAAGCAAAAGGCATTGAGGTCTGGGATTTAGATGGTAACCGCTTTGTTGACATGTCTATTATGGGTGTTGGGGCGTGTCTTCTTGGCTACGGTGATCCTGATGTTGATCGCGCCGTAAAGAGGGCCGTAGAAACTGGTGTCGCGTCTACTCTCAATGCGCCAGAAGAAGTTGAACTTGCCGAACTGTTGTGTAAAATCCATCCTTGGGCTGATATGGTTCGTTATGCACGTTCTGGAGGAGAGGCGATGGCAATTGCCATCCGAATTGCGAGGGCGTCAACGGGCAGGGATGTGATTGCTTTTTGTGGTTATCATGGTTGGTCGGACTGGTATTTATCAGCAAATTTATCTGATGATGACAAGCTCGACGGCCACCTGCTTCCCGGTCTTGAGCCGAAGGGTGTGCCGCGTGGTCTTAAGGGAACACTCTTTCCATTTCACTATAATTCGATTGAGGAATTGGAAAAAATCGTAGCAGAACAGGGGCGTAGACTTGCGGCAATTGTGATGGAGCCAATGAAGGGAGAGGAGCCCAAGAATCATTTTTTGCATCAAGTGCGAGATTTGGCAGACAAGGTGGGCGCTGTCCTTATTTTCGATGAGATTACAATTGGCTTTAAAATGACATATGGTGGCGCTCACTTGCTCTGTGGTGTGAATCCAGATATTGCCGTGTTTGCTAAGGCGATTAGTAATGGTTATGCCATGGCGGCAATTATCGGGAATAAGAAAGTTATGCAGGCAACACAGACCACCTTTATTTCAAGTACTAATTGGACGGAACGTATTGGGCCTGTCGCGGCTCTGGCGACTCTTAAAAAAATGAAAAAATTAAATGTTTCTCGACGACTTAAGGAGGTGGGGGAACGTGTTCTGGAGATTTGGATTAATGCGGCAACACGACACAACCTTGCCATCGCAACCGGTGGCCTCCCGCCCCTGAGAAGTTTTTCTTTTAAATACGGTGAGGATAGTCAGGCACTGAAGACACTTTTTGTGCAGGAAATGTTACAGAGGGGATTTTTAGCAACCAACATGCTCTTTGCTTCGTATGCCCACACCGACATTTTTTTGGATAAGTATGAAAAAGCGATAGACAGAGTTTTTGCTTACATTAAGGATACCCTTGATACTGGAACATTGAAAAAGAGACTCAGGAGCCCTGTAGCCCATACCGGGTTTTCTCGGCTCAATTAA
- a CDS encoding glycosyltransferase family protein, with protein sequence MIASIIQARVGSTRLPGKILKPILGVSMLGRMIERVKRAKRPDVIIVATTEKPEDDVTVRLAKKCGVMVFRGSERDVLDRFYGAAKEVGADMVVRLTGDCPLMDPAVIDLVIDSFQESRKIFDYCSTPSNYPEGLDVEIFTFSTLEEMAHEARLPSEREHVSLFIKNHSDRFTSKSLRDGDSDNSSMHWSVDTQADFDFVTKIFERLYPTNPFFDREDILALLTKHQEILEINKGGTGYEGLAKSLREDEEAENKLKV encoded by the coding sequence ATGATCGCTTCAATCATCCAAGCACGAGTGGGTTCAACAAGATTGCCTGGCAAGATATTAAAGCCAATCTTGGGTGTGTCGATGCTTGGGCGAATGATTGAGCGAGTAAAGCGTGCGAAAAGGCCTGATGTGATAATCGTTGCGACAACCGAAAAACCAGAGGATGATGTAACGGTCCGATTGGCGAAGAAATGTGGCGTCATGGTTTTTCGTGGTAGCGAACGGGACGTATTAGATAGGTTTTATGGGGCGGCCAAGGAAGTGGGTGCGGACATGGTAGTGCGCCTTACGGGGGATTGCCCCCTTATGGATCCAGCGGTGATTGATTTGGTCATTGATAGTTTTCAAGAATCGAGAAAAATATTCGACTATTGCAGTACACCAAGCAATTATCCCGAAGGTCTTGATGTGGAGATCTTTACTTTTTCCACGCTTGAAGAAATGGCTCACGAAGCTAGACTACCTTCGGAGCGTGAACACGTTTCCCTTTTTATTAAGAATCATTCGGACCGCTTCACGAGTAAATCATTGCGCGATGGTGATTCTGATAATTCTTCTATGCACTGGTCGGTTGACACTCAAGCGGACTTTGACTTTGTAACGAAAATTTTTGAACGACTTTACCCAACCAATCCTTTTTTCGACAGAGAGGATATTCTTGCATTACTTACAAAACATCAGGAAATTTTGGAGATAAATAAAGGCGGGACTGGTTATGAGGGTTTAGCAAAGTCTTTAAGGGAGGATGAAGAAGCCGAGAATAAATTGAAAGTATGA
- a CDS encoding class I SAM-dependent methyltransferase: MKKHSGEILDKKDGAKVIDCGLCGFAHVLPIPSDEKLKHFYEKEFYQHERPNYFKETKEDLSWWMSTYNNYYQLFELRTKGRKLLDIGSGPGHFLMCGKKRGWETTGIEPSTSAARYSQKRGLVTYNDFFNYDHVKNLGFFDVVHAAMVLEHVPHPTGFINDMKKMLKHNGLIAIFSPNDYNPLQTVLRTEHKFKPWWVVPRHHLNYFTVKSMAHLLQRLGFVIEDVLGTYPLETFLLAGKNYVGNHGVGRACHAKRKIFEMGLYKKDPTLINDLYRGLATVGLGREFLIIARKK; encoded by the coding sequence ATGAAAAAACATTCTGGAGAAATTTTAGACAAAAAGGACGGGGCGAAAGTGATTGATTGCGGTCTGTGTGGTTTTGCTCACGTTTTACCAATTCCCAGTGATGAGAAGCTTAAACATTTTTACGAAAAAGAATTTTATCAACACGAGAGGCCAAATTATTTCAAGGAAACTAAGGAAGATTTATCTTGGTGGATGTCCACTTATAATAACTATTACCAGCTTTTTGAGCTTAGGACCAAGGGCCGTAAACTTCTTGACATTGGATCTGGACCAGGACATTTCTTGATGTGTGGCAAAAAACGCGGCTGGGAGACAACCGGGATAGAGCCATCTACTTCGGCAGCCCGCTACAGTCAGAAGCGTGGCCTCGTTACATACAATGATTTTTTTAATTATGATCATGTAAAAAACCTGGGATTCTTTGATGTTGTGCATGCGGCGATGGTCCTTGAACACGTGCCACATCCTACGGGATTTATTAATGACATGAAAAAAATGTTGAAACATAATGGTCTCATTGCTATTTTTTCTCCCAACGACTATAATCCTCTCCAGACTGTTTTACGTACAGAGCATAAATTCAAGCCATGGTGGGTTGTACCGAGACATCACCTTAACTACTTTACCGTGAAGAGTATGGCTCATCTGTTGCAACGGCTTGGATTTGTAATTGAGGATGTCCTTGGAACCTATCCCCTTGAAACTTTTTTACTGGCTGGAAAGAACTACGTTGGTAATCACGGGGTAGGGCGTGCTTGTCACGCGAAGCGTAAAATTTTTGAGATGGGACTTTATAAAAAAGATCCCACGCTGATTAATGATCTCTATAGAGGGCTGGCCACTGTTGGTCTCGGACGAGAGTTTCTGATTATTGCCAGAAAGAAATAA
- a CDS encoding N-acetylneuraminate synthase family protein, whose product MNNKTVNIGGRCVGEGQPVFIIAEVSANHRGKIETALSAIDIAADAGADAVKFQHLTHNKIAAEPLSDFYKSAELPDGWTEKLVERSKKKNIFFLSTPFDLEAVDLLDEIGVPAFKVASYEMTDDVLLRHISRKGKPIILSTGMAYLEEVKHAINVIKQEDNEQVIALHCVSLYPPEFRDLNLRVIETMRRELGCPIGYSDHANPSSNVATLGAIALGACVIERHITDSQEGGSNDDKNSMTPEQLKQMVIEIRDLSAALSGAGVKAPVSDPGRGVDEIRERSTRRSLYAVRDIVEGEAMSADMIVTLRPMKGIEPKDFQQVMGRKTLRAISARSPITWQDIER is encoded by the coding sequence ATGAACAACAAGACTGTCAACATTGGAGGTCGCTGTGTAGGAGAAGGTCAACCTGTTTTTATTATCGCAGAGGTTAGCGCAAACCATCGCGGGAAGATTGAAACCGCACTATCTGCTATTGACATAGCGGCAGATGCTGGTGCGGATGCAGTGAAGTTTCAACACCTAACCCATAATAAAATTGCCGCTGAACCGCTTTCTGATTTTTATAAGTCTGCAGAATTGCCAGACGGTTGGACAGAAAAACTTGTTGAACGGTCAAAGAAAAAAAATATTTTTTTTCTATCAACGCCATTTGACCTAGAAGCCGTGGATCTTCTCGATGAAATTGGGGTCCCAGCTTTTAAGGTCGCGTCTTATGAGATGACCGACGATGTTTTGTTGCGACATATTTCTAGAAAGGGGAAACCGATTATACTTTCTACTGGTATGGCTTATCTTGAAGAAGTTAAACACGCGATTAACGTTATTAAGCAAGAAGATAATGAACAGGTAATTGCGCTCCATTGCGTTTCTCTCTACCCCCCTGAGTTTAGAGACCTGAATCTCCGAGTAATAGAAACAATGCGTCGAGAATTGGGCTGTCCAATCGGGTATTCTGATCATGCGAATCCGTCATCGAATGTGGCAACTCTTGGCGCAATTGCTCTTGGTGCTTGCGTGATTGAACGTCACATAACCGACTCACAAGAAGGTGGCAGTAATGATGATAAAAATTCAATGACGCCAGAGCAACTGAAACAAATGGTCATAGAGATTCGTGATCTTTCGGCGGCTCTCTCTGGTGCGGGAGTTAAGGCACCAGTGTCTGATCCTGGTCGTGGCGTGGACGAGATAAGAGAGCGTAGTACACGTCGTTCACTCTATGCTGTACGCGATATTGTTGAAGGGGAAGCTATGTCTGCAGACATGATTGTCACATTGAGGCCCATGAAAGGCATTGAACCAAAGGATTTTCAGCAAGTCATGGGTCGAAAGACGCTTCGTGCTATTTCAGCACGTTCGCCGATTACCTGGCAAGATATAGAGAGATGA
- the pseC gene encoding UDP-4-amino-4,6-dideoxy-N-acetyl-beta-L-altrosamine transaminase, whose product MIPYSTQDINGSDIRAVVRVLRSGWLTQGPAVVKFEKAIAEKVGVRFAVAFNSGTAALHAAYFAAGVGGGDEVIVSALSFAATANAALYLNAKPIFVDSDIVTGNMSVADAIKKITNKTKAIVPVDYAGRPVDLRAFRLLARKHGITLIEDAAQALGSKYGGKLVGVQADMTMFSFHPVKSITTGEGGVIVTDNQKFDKAMRLFRSHGISRDVKTFSRKNNGEWYQEMKELGFNYRMPEMSAALGWSQLKRLDSFILKRQLAADRYRKLFAGVSNIIIPPVEGIYEKSAWHLYPVRLSPSIANRRDEVFAKMRKAGIGVQVHHLPIYRHLYYERLGYKKGSCPNAEEFVASEISIPLFPKITFQQQKFISVTLKNIIASL is encoded by the coding sequence ATGATCCCCTATTCCACCCAAGATATTAATGGGTCTGATATTCGGGCGGTTGTGAGGGTGTTACGCTCGGGATGGTTGACCCAGGGTCCAGCGGTGGTTAAATTTGAGAAAGCTATTGCAGAGAAGGTTGGTGTGCGCTTTGCTGTAGCGTTCAATTCTGGTACTGCCGCACTTCACGCAGCATATTTTGCTGCTGGTGTAGGTGGTGGTGATGAGGTTATTGTGTCCGCTCTTTCGTTTGCTGCCACGGCCAACGCGGCCCTGTATCTTAATGCGAAGCCAATTTTTGTTGATTCTGATATCGTGACTGGCAATATGAGTGTCGCTGATGCTATCAAAAAAATAACAAATAAAACTAAGGCAATTGTCCCCGTTGACTATGCTGGTCGACCGGTTGATTTACGGGCATTTCGATTATTGGCAAGGAAACATGGGATAACTTTGATAGAAGATGCCGCGCAGGCGCTTGGATCAAAGTACGGTGGAAAATTGGTGGGGGTTCAAGCCGACATGACCATGTTCAGTTTCCATCCAGTGAAGTCAATTACCACGGGCGAAGGGGGAGTAATTGTCACCGATAATCAGAAATTTGACAAGGCAATGCGCCTGTTCCGTAGTCACGGTATTAGCAGAGATGTAAAAACATTTTCACGAAAAAACAACGGGGAATGGTACCAGGAGATGAAAGAACTTGGGTTTAATTATCGCATGCCAGAGATGTCGGCGGCGCTTGGTTGGAGTCAGTTGAAACGTCTAGATTCTTTTATTTTAAAACGCCAGCTTGCGGCGGATCGATATCGTAAGTTGTTTGCCGGAGTAAGTAACATCATCATTCCACCAGTTGAGGGTATTTATGAAAAGTCGGCATGGCATCTGTATCCTGTTAGACTGTCTCCATCTATTGCAAATAGGCGCGATGAAGTTTTTGCTAAGATGCGCAAGGCCGGAATTGGTGTGCAGGTTCATCACCTTCCGATTTATCGCCACCTCTATTACGAGAGATTGGGTTATAAAAAAGGGTCTTGCCCAAATGCGGAAGAGTTTGTTGCTTCAGAAATATCCATCCCGCTATTTCCAAAGATAACTTTTCAACAGCAGAAATTCATTTCAGTTACACTAAAGAACATAATTGCTTCATTATGA
- a CDS encoding aldo/keto reductase codes for MTLGKNKLVLGTAQLGMNYGLHNSHGQPSKEESFSILDRAFSVHINTFDTAHSYGASEDVIGAWVQDRSMANRVKLISKMKPDAINDYPDGIKFVDVVRRELDKSLARLQVETLDGYLFHSPHYIYFDHMMDGLQKVQDAGLVKNIGVSVYNELDALRAVELGVNYVQVPYNVFDQRLHRTDFFDIAKNNKITIFARSPFLQGLLLMQPSELPGHLSYFSSHLEQFIALTKRYNLTQVECALRFVDVMCPAEHIVFGVDTLTQLDEGVRVMGATTSGADDEWVIEARDIFKDLNSGMINPSLWGKIKR; via the coding sequence ATGACCTTGGGGAAAAATAAATTGGTACTTGGTACAGCACAGCTTGGCATGAATTATGGACTTCATAATTCTCATGGGCAACCCTCAAAGGAAGAGTCTTTTTCTATTTTGGATAGAGCTTTTTCTGTCCATATAAACACTTTTGATACTGCGCATTCTTATGGCGCATCCGAAGATGTAATCGGTGCTTGGGTGCAGGACCGATCTATGGCTAACAGGGTTAAGTTAATTTCTAAGATGAAACCAGACGCTATAAATGATTACCCTGATGGAATAAAATTCGTAGACGTTGTGCGACGGGAATTGGATAAATCTCTCGCACGACTTCAGGTGGAAACTCTCGATGGTTATTTGTTCCATTCGCCACACTATATATATTTTGATCACATGATGGATGGACTACAAAAGGTTCAAGATGCTGGGCTAGTGAAAAATATCGGGGTTTCTGTCTATAACGAATTAGACGCATTGCGGGCTGTTGAGCTGGGTGTAAATTATGTGCAGGTTCCCTACAATGTATTTGATCAACGGCTCCACCGTACCGATTTTTTTGATATTGCAAAAAATAATAAGATCACCATCTTCGCTCGCAGCCCGTTCCTACAGGGTCTTTTGCTAATGCAACCCAGTGAATTACCAGGCCATCTTTCTTATTTCTCTTCCCACCTCGAACAGTTCATTGCTCTCACTAAACGCTATAATTTGACACAGGTTGAGTGTGCGCTCCGATTCGTCGATGTTATGTGTCCCGCTGAGCACATTGTATTTGGTGTTGATACATTAACACAACTTGACGAGGGTGTTCGCGTTATGGGGGCGACTACTTCAGGTGCGGACGATGAATGGGTGATTGAAGCGCGGGATATTTTTAAAGACCTTAATTCCGGAATGATTAACCCAAGTTTGTGGGGTAAAATAAAGCGATAA